CTCATGGTTATTCCATAAAAAAATTCTGCAATTTCCATCACTATCTTATTGTGGGTTATTATCAAAAATTGGGATTTTTTAGAGTTCTCTAATATTAAGTCTGATATTTTGGATGCGTTTAGATCGTCCAAAGGAGCATCGATTTCATCTAGTATATAAAAAGGACTGGGGTTTAGACTCATAAGCGAGAAAAGAAAAGCAATGGCTATGAGAGCTTTTTCACCTCCTGAAAAGAGAGAGAGCTTTTGAAAATTCATCCCTGCTTTTTTTACGGATATTTGGATCCCTTTTTCAAACTCCTTGCCTTCACCAATTAATCTGAGTTCACCGTATCCATTTGGAAAAAGTTTTGAGATAAAGAAAGAGAATTCTTTGTTCAGATTGTTAAAAAAAGTATCGAATTGTCGTTGAGCTTCTTCGTCTAGATTTTTTATACTTTGTTTTAGAGAATTTATTGATTTCATTATATCTTCTTTGTTTTTCAGATTTTCTTGGTATTCTTTTTCTACTTCTTCGTATTCGTCTAAAACAGTTAAATCAACAGAACCTAGCTTTTTTAATGAACTTTCCAATTCTTTTTGTTTGTTCCCAAGAGCCTCAATGTCTTTGTCGGATAACTCTTTTAACTCGAACTCTTCTTCATTAATTTCTAAGTTTTGAGCCTTTTCTTTTAGGAACTGTATGTTGTGGTTCGCTTCTTTTATTTCAAATTCAATCTCTTGATTTTTTTGTTTTATTGTGTTTATTTCAGTTTTTAATTTGTCTAAACGGTTTTCATAATTTTCCAGGTCTTTAGCTTTGTTGTGTTTGCCTGTTCTACTTTGTTTCATCAGTTCAAATAATTTTGAAATTTCATTGTTAAGCGAGTCCTTTTCTTTGCTGAGTTCGTTTATGTCAGTTTTTATTTTATCGTTCTTTTCTTTTAAGCTATCAAAAAGTGTTTTTGCTTTTTGCTGTTTGATTTTTATTTCTTTTAATTCATTTTCAATTTCTAACTTTTGATTTTTGTAGTATGAGTACTTTTCTTTTATGCTTTTTAGTTCCATTTCTTGGCCTATAAGCTCTTTTTCTACTTGATTGAGTTGGATTCTTTTGTCTTTGAGGGTTTCTTCGATCTCGTGAATTTTTTTGGTTGTTTGGGTGGTTAATTGATGGTTATTTTCTAACCATGTTTTTAATGATGAAATCTCTTGATCAAGTGTTTTGTTTTTTTCTTCGTAGTTCGCTAATTTTTCGTTGTAGAGAGCTATATTTTCCTGCAGATTTTTTATTTCTTCCTTGATTTTTTTGTAGTCAAGGTCATGTGTGTTTTTTGTTAATGTTGTCTGTCTTAAGTCGTCTTTTATAGATTCCAACTCTTCTTTTTGAATGTTAAGTTTTTCTTTTACTTTGTTGTATTCCGTTTGTTTGTTTGAAAGATCCGCTTTAATCTTTTTTAGGCCCTCTTCGATTTCTGAGACCTCTCTTTTTCTTTTAAGAACGGTAGAAGAATGATCGTATTTAGATTTTCCACCGGTTATCGCCCCAGAAGAGTAGACTAATTCGCCACTGAGAGTAACAATATTTCCAGGATACTTCATTTTGGATATTTTTATTGCTGTTTCAATATTATCGACTAATAACGCATTAGAGAAAACGTATTCCATAACTTTTTGGTATTCTTTCTGGTAGTTTATTAGATTGATTACAAAATCTATTGTTCCAGGTTCGTTTAAGTACTTTTTTTGTAATAGAACTTTGGTTCTTAATAGATCAAGTGGAAGAAGAGTGATCTTACCATTATTGCCTTTTTTCACAAGGTCCAAATATTCTTTTGCCTTTGATGAGTTTTTTATTACTATGTTTTGTATTCTTGAACTGGCTATCGTTGAGACCGCTTCTTCATACCTTTCTTCTGTGTTAATTAAATTAGCAACGACATCCACCACATTATCGTCATCTTTGAAAGCTTTGAAAAATTCTTTTATCGTTGTTGAGAATCCTTCGTATTCGTTGATCTGTCTGTTTAAAGATTGATATGTGTAAAAAAGATTCTTTTCTTGTTGTTGAAGAGAGTCAATTTCTGATAAAAGTGTATTGTAAGAGTTTTCTGTTTGTTTTAACTCGTCGAATTTCTTTTTTAACCTTTGTTCTAATTGGATTTCGGTTCCTTTTGAATGAGATAGTAGGTCTTCTATTTCTTTCATTTTTTGTGAGTTGTTTTCTAATTTTGTTTTCAATGTATTTATTTGATCTTTTAGCAAGGCAATTCTTTCTTGGTTACTGCCATATGTCGTCTGGTGATTTTTTAGCTCTGTTTCTTTTCTTTCTTTTTCTTGGGATATCTTGGATAATTCAGATTCTAAGCTTTTGATCGTTTCTTCTTGTTTTTCTATTTCTTGTGTAATACGATTCTTTTTTTCGTTGATAATGTTAGTTTTGTATTGTGTTTTTTCTTCTATTTCTTTAAAATCTTTTTCATTTTTAGATAGTTCTTTTAACTGTTGTTCAAGTTTACCCATTTTTTCTTCTAGAGAGTTTAGTTCCCATTCTTTGCTTATTATTGCAGAGTTGTTCTCATTTAGTTCTTCTGTTAATTGATTTTTTTCATTTTCTATCGTTTGAACCCTTTGCCTGTAGTTTTCCACTATGTCTCCGTTGATGGATAGTTGTTTGTCTGTATCTTCTATTTCGCTTTTTAAATTTCTGTAACCGCGTTCTACTTCAAAAAGCTCTGATAGCAGAGATTTCATTTTTTGAGAATTTTCTTGTATTTCTTTTTGATGTTTTTCAATCTTTTTTAGAAAAGATACTTTGGAAGCACCAAAATACATCTTTCCTATCCTTTTTATTTCATTACGATATTCAAGGTATTTTCGTGCCCTTCCGGCTCTAATGGATAAAGATTTTAATCTTTTATCTACGACGAATAGTAAATCGTTTATTCTGTCTAAATTTTCGTTTGTTTTATTCAAAAGATTGATCGATACTTCTTTTTTTTCTAAGTATTTGGCTATGTTTGAAGCGTCCAATACGATATCTCTAATATTTTCAGGTGAGGAGTTAACTATTTCGCCAATTTGACCTTGTCCAATGATAGAGTAAAAGCTTTTCCCCGTTCCTTTGTTGAATACATTTTGGACTTCTTTAAGTGTGGCAATTTTGTTGTTTATATAATACCTGTTGGATGAATCTTTCTCCAATATTTTTGAGATCTTGATTTTTTCATTGTCGTCGTTTTGTACCACCAACGAAACTTTTGCATAATTGGAAGAATCATTTCCGTTGTTTGATATGTGTAATATATCATTTTTTTCGGATATTCTCATCTGTTTTTGAGACTGCTCTCCTAATAACCATCTAATCGCGTCTACAATATTGGATTTACCCGATCCGTTTGGACCGATTATCGCGATAATATTTTTATCTAAATTAAAATATGTTCTTCTACCAAAACTTTTAAATCCCTCTATTTCTAGGGATAAGAGTTTCAATTTTAACTCCCCCCAGCATTTTCAAGGCTTTTAATCTTTTCTTCAATAGTTTTTGTAACCTCTTCAACACTTTTACCTTGTTTTAATGCTCTATACATGATCCCCATTATTC
The window above is part of the Petrotoga olearia DSM 13574 genome. Proteins encoded here:
- the smc gene encoding chromosome segregation protein SMC is translated as MKLLSLEIEGFKSFGRRTYFNLDKNIIAIIGPNGSGKSNIVDAIRWLLGEQSQKQMRISEKNDILHISNNGNDSSNYAKVSLVVQNDDNEKIKISKILEKDSSNRYYINNKIATLKEVQNVFNKGTGKSFYSIIGQGQIGEIVNSSPENIRDIVLDASNIAKYLEKKEVSINLLNKTNENLDRINDLLFVVDKRLKSLSIRAGRARKYLEYRNEIKRIGKMYFGASKVSFLKKIEKHQKEIQENSQKMKSLLSELFEVERGYRNLKSEIEDTDKQLSINGDIVENYRQRVQTIENEKNQLTEELNENNSAIISKEWELNSLEEKMGKLEQQLKELSKNEKDFKEIEEKTQYKTNIINEKKNRITQEIEKQEETIKSLESELSKISQEKERKETELKNHQTTYGSNQERIALLKDQINTLKTKLENNSQKMKEIEDLLSHSKGTEIQLEQRLKKKFDELKQTENSYNTLLSEIDSLQQQEKNLFYTYQSLNRQINEYEGFSTTIKEFFKAFKDDDNVVDVVANLINTEERYEEAVSTIASSRIQNIVIKNSSKAKEYLDLVKKGNNGKITLLPLDLLRTKVLLQKKYLNEPGTIDFVINLINYQKEYQKVMEYVFSNALLVDNIETAIKISKMKYPGNIVTLSGELVYSSGAITGGKSKYDHSSTVLKRKREVSEIEEGLKKIKADLSNKQTEYNKVKEKLNIQKEELESIKDDLRQTTLTKNTHDLDYKKIKEEIKNLQENIALYNEKLANYEEKNKTLDQEISSLKTWLENNHQLTTQTTKKIHEIEETLKDKRIQLNQVEKELIGQEMELKSIKEKYSYYKNQKLEIENELKEIKIKQQKAKTLFDSLKEKNDKIKTDINELSKEKDSLNNEISKLFELMKQSRTGKHNKAKDLENYENRLDKLKTEINTIKQKNQEIEFEIKEANHNIQFLKEKAQNLEINEEEFELKELSDKDIEALGNKQKELESSLKKLGSVDLTVLDEYEEVEKEYQENLKNKEDIMKSINSLKQSIKNLDEEAQRQFDTFFNNLNKEFSFFISKLFPNGYGELRLIGEGKEFEKGIQISVKKAGMNFQKLSLFSGGEKALIAIAFLFSLMSLNPSPFYILDEIDAPLDDLNASKISDLILENSKKSQFLIITHNKIVMEIAEFFYGITMREGITHLVPVDFKELER